In Notamacropus eugenii isolate mMacEug1 chromosome 1, mMacEug1.pri_v2, whole genome shotgun sequence, one genomic interval encodes:
- the LOC140521467 gene encoding carbohydrate sulfotransferase 4-like: protein MFWMKKARLLILLVLQSLVFLFLLQQFYSPSQCPGLVEKSSPVHVLILSSWRSGSSFVGQLFSQHPDVFYLMEPAWHVWMTLSPGGAGQLQMAVRDLIRSVFLCDMTVFDAYMAQDLRKQSSLFMWETSRALCSPPACHLFNREAIIHSADCKILCGKQPFNLVEEACKSYSHVVLKEVRFFNLKTLQPLLTDPSLNLRIIHLVRDPRAVFRSRQNTKDQLMHDSHVVMGNQWNRIKNEDRPYYVMKAICQSQQEIYNAAQLLPVSLRDRYLLIRYEDLVQDPLTQTSKLYEFAGLPFLPQLQIWVHNITRGKGMGGHAFQTNSRNAQNVSQAWRWSLPHDQVVQLQKICKDTMNLMGYLPVFSEKDQRNLSEKLLSTLEIL from the coding sequence ATGTTCTGGATGAAAAAAGCAAGGCTGTTAATACTCCTGGTGCTCCAATCTTtagttttcctcttcctcctccagcaGTTTTACAGCCCCAGTCAATGCCCTGGTCTAGTAGAAAAGTCAAGCCCTGTGCATGTGCTGATCTTGTCCTCTTGGCGCTCAGGCTCCTCCTTTGTGGGCCAGCTCTTCAGCCAGCATCCAGATGTCTTTTACTTGATGGAGCCAGCCTGGCACGTGTGGATGACCCTCTCCCCTGGTGGTGCTGGGCAGTTGCAGATGGCTGTGAGAGACCTGATTCGTTCAGTTTTCCTCTGTGACATGACTGTCTTTGATGCCTATATGGCCCAGGATCTGAGAAAACAGTCTAGCCTCTTCATGTGGGAGACTAGTAGGGCACTGTGTTCCCCACCTGCATGCCATCTCTTTAACAGGGAAGCCATCATCCATTCAGCTGACTGTAAGATTCTATGTGGCAAGCAGCCCTTCAACTTGGTAGAAGAAGCCTGTAAATCCTACAGTCATGTGGTGCTCAAGGAGGTGCGCTTCTTCAACCTGAAGACCCTCCAGCCATTGCTGACTGACCCCTCCCTCAACCTGCGCATTATCCACCTTGTCCGAGACCCTCGGGCTGTGTTCCGATCTCGGCAAAATACAAAAGATCAACTGATGCATGACAGCCATGTTGTCATGGGGAACCAATGgaatagaataaaaaatgaagacCGGCCTTACTACGTGATGAAAGCTATCTGCCAAAGCCAACAGGAGATTTACAATGCAGCACAGTTGTTGCCAGTCTCCCTAAGAGACCGTTACCTGCTAATACGCTATGAGGACTTGGTGCAGGACCCACTGACCCAAACCTCCAAATTGTATGAATTTGCAGGGTTACCCTTCCTGCCTCAGCTCCAAATATGGGTGCATAACATCACACGGGGCAAGGGCATGGGAGGGCATGCCTTCCAAACAAACTCCAGGAATGCCCAAAATGTCTCCCAAGCCTGGCGTTGGTCCTTACCACATGACCAGGTAGTTCAGTTACAGAAAATCTGTAAAGATACCATGAACTTGATGGGCTACCTTCCTGTATTTTCTGAGAAAGACCAGAGAAATTTATCAGAGAAGCTTCTGTCTACTCTTGAGATCCTCTAA